One Planctomycetaceae bacterium DNA segment encodes these proteins:
- a CDS encoding Gfo/Idh/MocA family oxidoreductase, with translation MTSSQSRSSLRAGMVGMGMIFDETYKPFFEAAHADGIYHRDFGDVDVPLVAVATKTGRRADAYRKSAGGRIADFQSFSGDDAVANMLQHDLNFACVATPDDRHFEACRDILQAGVHLLVEKPSVLSLQQMDDLVALAEKNKVLARVVYHKLTDPDHKKLRTLVYDGVLKHVNNGYCSLLEPKQISGSQFAEWITGRNPGTYVAVHYIKLIDFTFGGRLKTITCTGQRGLIGPKDGNTWDSTQLRLIYEYDSGREAAFDIHTSWVTPDNFPGYVDQEVQFRFDNGLWNGHSRKRGVECTVEDLTPVKMPISLNNHFNGTFVEPWGDRTQRGYGIEVIEKFAREVAFVEHGTTGDRESRLQQIRSLAYADLSADRQVVAAVEAMERILEQHALGNPDCVARYDGTKVTLLNPR, from the coding sequence ATGACTTCTTCGCAATCACGTTCGTCTCTGCGAGCCGGCATGGTCGGCATGGGGATGATTTTCGACGAAACGTACAAGCCGTTTTTCGAAGCCGCTCACGCCGACGGGATTTATCACCGCGACTTCGGCGACGTTGACGTGCCGCTGGTTGCTGTGGCCACCAAAACCGGTCGGCGAGCGGACGCTTACAGGAAATCGGCCGGTGGTCGCATTGCCGATTTCCAAAGCTTCAGCGGTGACGACGCCGTCGCCAACATGCTGCAGCACGATCTGAATTTCGCCTGCGTGGCGACTCCCGATGATCGTCACTTCGAAGCCTGTCGAGACATCCTTCAGGCGGGAGTTCACCTGCTGGTCGAAAAGCCGTCCGTCCTGTCGCTGCAGCAGATGGACGACCTGGTGGCTCTGGCGGAAAAGAACAAGGTCCTGGCGCGAGTCGTCTATCACAAGCTGACCGACCCCGATCACAAAAAGCTGCGGACTCTGGTGTACGACGGCGTGCTGAAACACGTCAACAACGGCTACTGCAGTCTGCTGGAACCGAAGCAGATTTCCGGATCGCAGTTCGCCGAATGGATCACCGGCCGCAATCCCGGCACGTACGTCGCCGTGCACTACATCAAGCTGATCGATTTCACATTCGGCGGACGGCTGAAGACGATCACCTGCACCGGCCAGCGCGGACTGATCGGACCGAAGGATGGAAACACCTGGGACAGCACTCAGTTGAGGCTGATCTATGAATACGACAGCGGACGCGAAGCGGCGTTCGACATCCACACGTCCTGGGTGACTCCCGACAATTTCCCCGGCTACGTCGACCAGGAAGTGCAGTTTCGTTTCGACAACGGACTGTGGAACGGCCATTCGCGCAAGCGCGGCGTCGAATGCACTGTGGAAGACCTGACGCCGGTGAAAATGCCGATTTCGCTGAACAACCACTTCAACGGCACGTTTGTCGAACCCTGGGGCGACAGAACTCAGCGCGGCTACGGAATTGAAGTCATCGAAAAGTTCGCTCGCGAAGTCGCCTTCGTGGAACACGGAACCACGGGCGACCGTGAATCACGGCTGCAACAGATTCGGTCACTTGCCTACGCGGACCTGAGCGCCGACCGGCAGGTTGTTGCGGCGGTGGAAGCGATGGAACGCATTCTGGAACAGCATGCTCTGGGAAACCCCGACTGCGTCGCCCGCTACGACGGGACCAAAGTCACGCTGCTGAATCCCCGATAA
- a CDS encoding HlyD family efflux transporter periplasmic adaptor subunit, translating into MTSITDPTSGIGDGTAAFEAVERGAYRFSNRSSAGTTQQTAAAAPTAEPPATRRRGRLLIALLLIAAVASGVATVWDSLLRYRAYGVVTGQIVDVSVPIDGVLKYVLVREGDTVRQNDALATVCDLEIEQKLARVADELRIADATLHAEIARIQWQSHVDETEMTRAVVELFEGDSRLHEATGNLNIIRNELSRTQKLHERKAIAESEVVNQTLLEKSQQDRLEAIRESLIVLKRRADAAQQVPRLGPEQIAPLTAKCDMLLNEIDRLQEWLAQGDLRSPVNGTVLTRHRPAGECVKAGEPLFSVIEESSAEIELYVDQDMSSEFQVGSIVEVKIAPLDELVPCTVVSVGREQRKPPEHIGIFYRSDIRLLPVRLRPVAPTQEVRNLPVGAVAKLPHFSTRF; encoded by the coding sequence ATGACTTCAATTACAGACCCTACATCCGGCATTGGTGACGGAACCGCAGCATTCGAAGCGGTTGAGCGTGGTGCATACCGTTTTTCGAACCGCAGTTCCGCCGGAACCACACAACAAACAGCAGCGGCCGCGCCGACCGCAGAACCGCCCGCCACGCGCCGGCGCGGTCGTTTGCTGATTGCTTTGCTGCTGATCGCGGCAGTGGCTTCGGGAGTTGCAACAGTGTGGGATTCTCTGTTGCGCTATCGCGCTTACGGAGTTGTCACGGGCCAGATTGTCGACGTATCCGTGCCCATCGACGGAGTCCTGAAATACGTGCTGGTCCGGGAAGGCGACACTGTGCGTCAGAATGATGCTCTGGCCACTGTCTGCGATCTGGAAATCGAACAGAAGCTGGCTCGCGTCGCTGACGAACTTCGTATCGCCGACGCCACGCTGCACGCGGAGATCGCCAGAATTCAATGGCAGTCGCACGTCGACGAAACCGAAATGACTCGCGCGGTGGTCGAACTCTTCGAAGGCGATTCCCGGCTGCATGAAGCCACGGGAAATCTGAACATCATTCGCAACGAACTTTCCCGGACGCAGAAACTGCACGAACGGAAGGCGATCGCCGAATCAGAAGTTGTCAACCAGACACTGCTGGAAAAATCGCAGCAGGATCGGCTGGAAGCCATTCGTGAATCACTGATCGTCCTGAAGCGGCGAGCGGACGCGGCCCAGCAGGTTCCGAGGCTCGGACCGGAACAGATCGCTCCCCTGACCGCGAAGTGCGACATGCTGCTGAATGAAATTGACCGGCTGCAGGAATGGCTGGCTCAGGGAGATCTGCGGTCTCCCGTCAACGGCACCGTGCTGACCCGGCATCGACCCGCCGGCGAATGTGTGAAGGCCGGCGAGCCGCTGTTTTCGGTCATCGAAGAATCGTCCGCCGAAATTGAACTCTACGTCGACCAGGATATGTCGAGCGAATTTCAGGTTGGCAGCATCGTGGAAGTGAAGATTGCCCCGCTGGACGAACTGGTGCCATGCACTGTCGTTTCCGTCGGCAGAGAACAGCGCAAGCCGCCGGAACATATCGGCATCTTCTATCGTTCAGACATCCGGCTGCTGCCGGTTCGGCTGCGTCCCGTCGCGCCTACGCAGGAAGTTCGAAATCTGCCGGTGGGAGCGGTCGCCAAGCTGCCTCATTTCAGCACGCGATTCTGA
- a CDS encoding HEAT repeat domain-containing protein: MRQFFQRSIVRGVMSLLVLTAAGSAVAQRDLRDIPAPDPELERSTFRLPEGFEVNLFAADPKIAKPIQMNFDEAGRLWIVSSEVYPHIEPGAPASDRVIVLEDFDHDGVSDATHEFAEGLLIPTGIVPGDGGAYVANSTELLHFSDSDGDLKADAKRIVLSGFGTEDTHHILHTLRWGPDGYLYFNQSIYIHSHIETPWGVRRLNAGGIWQFRPETLELGVFLRGLVNPWGHHFDRFGQSFATDGAGGEGINYVIPGAYYFTAADAPEILSGLNPGSPKHCGLEIVETPMLPPDWQGSAITNDFRGHRVCRFVLTEDRSGFVSREQQEVIWSDHVAFRPIDVKLGPDGAIYIADWYNPIIQHGEVDFRDPRRDHTHGRIWRVSWTGASDRGHVDLPSLSNEELFEQLRSPDNFRRQAAKQLLRQRDGDVAAELRTWLAKANPNAEHLKLEALWVFQAARQIEPELLSELLQAQSPEVRAAAVRVLSHWKYQIANSRELLDQRVLDAHPRVRLEAVRALSFSPNEASELARAAAENNSRRPNVAPAHDATRISSIMKAADLPTDRFLDYGIRLSAREQFEHWEPAYREGRLNFDSVDHVLAAFAAVGRGAPLDLLLEKVNVASVTKQQRQQLTSLVLDQGTAEQIARFLETAPLESDPDILRQALDHTGREKKRLALSEPLRSRILARDNAELRRLGLRATGQWQLPDFASTLKQISDTEDAPLEDRIAALTGMALTEDAATVNELRQFAGNQKHPVPLRKHAVVALAGVRPEQAAAIAADMLTVIDAGQRPGDIAAAFLSMKGGEQLLARSLAGASFSSDVARDMLRAVRESGLAAAELEAAVRSAGSVTSRKELSSEERSRLLKMATESAHAADGEAVYRNPQLGCLKCHAIGGAGGKVGPDMISLGGSAQPDYLLESLLNPNAKVKENYNTVVVVTTDGKLQSGIQVQQSDETVTLRNADDELVQISRADIEEITPGLSLMPEGQVDSLTDQELAALVRFLSELGRTPEYTLSRREFARTWDVMSATREAVFRLRRTSYGQAATDDPAFQWNRRYSTVAGVLPLNDIPVVDVRIGATETSRGFGFVRCHLNVETAGTVALRFNDVSGLELRVNEKPVILTNDLLLDVTPGRLRLTLTVDGTARNQPLQLEIIRDKTTAVATMEQ; encoded by the coding sequence ATGCGACAGTTTTTTCAGCGATCCATTGTTCGCGGCGTCATGTCGCTGCTGGTGTTGACGGCGGCCGGCAGCGCGGTTGCTCAGCGCGATCTGCGAGACATTCCTGCGCCGGACCCGGAACTGGAGCGGTCCACGTTTCGGCTGCCGGAAGGATTCGAAGTCAATTTGTTCGCGGCCGATCCGAAGATCGCCAAACCGATTCAGATGAACTTTGACGAAGCCGGCCGGCTGTGGATTGTCAGTTCCGAAGTGTATCCGCACATCGAACCCGGAGCCCCGGCAAGCGACCGTGTCATCGTGCTGGAAGACTTCGACCACGACGGAGTATCCGACGCGACTCATGAATTCGCCGAGGGACTGTTGATTCCCACGGGCATTGTTCCCGGTGACGGCGGAGCGTATGTCGCCAACAGCACCGAACTGCTGCACTTTTCCGACAGCGACGGCGACCTGAAAGCGGACGCGAAGCGCATCGTTCTGTCGGGATTCGGCACGGAAGATACTCACCACATTTTGCACACGCTGCGGTGGGGACCGGACGGATATCTGTACTTCAACCAGTCAATTTACATTCACAGCCACATTGAAACTCCGTGGGGAGTCCGCCGATTAAACGCAGGCGGCATCTGGCAGTTCCGCCCGGAGACTCTGGAACTGGGTGTGTTCCTGCGAGGACTGGTCAACCCGTGGGGGCATCATTTCGACCGCTTCGGCCAGTCGTTCGCGACCGACGGCGCGGGCGGCGAAGGGATCAACTATGTTATTCCCGGCGCTTATTATTTCACCGCAGCGGATGCTCCCGAGATTCTGTCCGGACTGAATCCCGGCAGCCCGAAGCACTGCGGTCTGGAGATTGTCGAAACTCCGATGCTGCCGCCTGACTGGCAGGGTTCGGCGATTACCAACGACTTCCGCGGTCACCGCGTCTGCCGGTTTGTTCTGACGGAAGATCGATCCGGCTTTGTGTCGCGGGAGCAGCAGGAAGTGATCTGGTCCGACCATGTCGCCTTTCGGCCGATCGACGTGAAGCTGGGGCCGGACGGAGCCATCTACATCGCCGACTGGTATAACCCGATCATTCAGCACGGGGAAGTGGATTTCCGCGATCCGCGACGCGACCACACTCACGGCCGCATCTGGCGAGTATCGTGGACCGGAGCATCCGATCGCGGGCACGTCGACCTGCCGTCGCTGTCGAATGAGGAACTGTTTGAGCAGCTTCGCAGTCCGGACAATTTCCGCCGTCAGGCCGCCAAACAACTGCTGCGTCAGCGTGACGGAGACGTTGCCGCCGAACTGCGGACGTGGCTGGCCAAAGCGAATCCGAATGCCGAACACCTGAAGCTGGAAGCTCTGTGGGTGTTTCAGGCGGCGCGACAGATCGAACCGGAATTGCTGTCGGAACTCCTGCAGGCGCAGAGTCCCGAAGTGCGAGCCGCCGCGGTGCGCGTACTGAGTCACTGGAAGTATCAGATCGCCAATTCGCGCGAACTGCTGGATCAGCGAGTGCTCGATGCCCATCCGCGCGTGCGACTCGAAGCGGTTCGCGCGCTGTCGTTTTCCCCGAACGAAGCGTCCGAATTGGCGCGAGCGGCGGCGGAAAACAACTCCCGGCGCCCCAATGTCGCACCCGCTCACGACGCGACTCGGATCAGCTCGATCATGAAGGCCGCGGATCTGCCGACGGACCGATTTCTGGACTACGGCATTCGACTCAGTGCGCGCGAACAGTTCGAACACTGGGAGCCTGCGTATCGGGAAGGCCGACTGAACTTCGACAGCGTTGACCATGTCCTGGCGGCGTTTGCAGCCGTCGGACGCGGGGCTCCGCTGGATCTGTTGCTGGAAAAAGTCAACGTCGCATCCGTCACGAAGCAGCAGCGTCAGCAGTTGACGTCGCTTGTGCTGGACCAGGGCACCGCCGAACAGATCGCTCGCTTTCTGGAAACAGCGCCGCTGGAATCGGACCCGGACATTCTGCGGCAGGCTCTGGATCATACCGGCCGCGAAAAGAAACGTCTGGCACTCAGTGAACCGCTGCGATCGCGAATTCTGGCGCGAGACAACGCCGAACTGCGGCGGCTCGGGCTGCGCGCAACCGGGCAATGGCAACTGCCGGACTTCGCGTCAACGCTGAAACAGATTTCCGACACCGAGGATGCACCGCTCGAAGACAGAATCGCGGCGCTGACCGGCATGGCTCTTACGGAAGACGCGGCAACTGTGAACGAATTGCGGCAGTTCGCCGGGAATCAGAAACATCCCGTACCGTTGCGGAAGCATGCCGTCGTGGCTCTGGCCGGTGTTCGACCGGAACAGGCGGCTGCGATCGCCGCGGACATGCTGACGGTGATCGATGCCGGTCAGCGTCCCGGTGACATCGCCGCCGCGTTTCTGTCGATGAAGGGCGGTGAGCAGTTGCTGGCCAGGTCTCTGGCCGGCGCGTCGTTCAGTTCCGATGTCGCTCGCGACATGCTGCGAGCCGTCCGCGAATCGGGTCTGGCGGCCGCTGAACTGGAAGCCGCCGTGCGCAGCGCGGGAAGCGTCACCAGCCGAAAGGAACTGTCTTCCGAAGAACGGTCCCGGCTGTTGAAGATGGCGACGGAATCGGCACACGCTGCCGACGGAGAAGCCGTCTACCGCAACCCGCAGCTCGGGTGTCTGAAGTGTCATGCGATCGGCGGCGCCGGCGGCAAAGTCGGGCCGGACATGATCAGTCTCGGCGGAAGTGCTCAGCCCGACTACCTGCTGGAATCGCTGTTGAATCCCAATGCGAAGGTCAAGGAAAACTACAACACGGTGGTCGTCGTCACGACGGACGGAAAGCTGCAGTCGGGCATTCAGGTGCAGCAGTCCGATGAAACCGTCACGCTGCGAAACGCGGACGACGAACTTGTGCAGATTTCGCGGGCCGACATCGAAGAGATCACTCCGGGACTGTCACTGATGCCGGAAGGCCAGGTCGATTCACTGACCGATCAGGAACTTGCAGCGCTGGTGCGGTTTCTGTCCGAACTGGGACGAACTCCCGAATACACGCTCAGTCGCCGCGAGTTCGCTCGCACCTGGGACGTGATGTCGGCCACCCGGGAGGCTGTCTTTCGGCTGCGTCGCACCAGCTACGGTCAGGCGGCGACCGATGATCCGGCATTTCAGTGGAATCGCCGATACAGCACCGTCGCGGGAGTGCTGCCGCTGAACGACATTCCGGTTGTGGACGTCAGAATCGGCGCAACGGAGACCAGCCGCGGATTCGGTTTCGTCCGCTGCCATCTGAACGTGGAAACGGCGGGGACGGTTGCTCTGCGATTCAATGACGTTTCCGGTCTGGAACTGCGCGTCAACGAAAAGCCGGTGATTCTTACGAACGACCTGCTGCTGGACGTCACTCCCGGTCGGCTGCGGCTGACGCTGACTGTCGACGGCACCGCCAGAAATCAGCCTCTGCAGTTGGAGATCATTCGCGACAAGACAACGGCCGTGGCAACGATGGAACAATAG
- the hisS gene encoding histidine--tRNA ligase, whose protein sequence is MSSKKIKPQTLRGFRDFLPDQMMARERLIDIARGVYRSYGFAPIDTPALEYAEVLLGKGGDESDKQVFRFTDQGDRDVAMRFDLTVPLARYAAQHIQELGTPFRRYHIGPVWRGERPARGRFREFLQCDFDTIGTTSNTADVETLLVINDLFEAIGIERFTVRVNNRRVLNGLLEKNDLQQHASGILRSLDKLDKIGRDKVIAEMVDAVGISDQQAGRVLDMAQLQGTPEQILSSLDGMLSGSETGEIGLHHLRELFASVKACGLPDERVSLDVSIARGLDYYTGTIYETLLGDLPGIGSVCSGGRYDNLAELFTSQKLPGVGASLGLDRMLAAMEELGMTRKSSTPAPVLVTMFEADRAGDYLRMARTLRQAGIGAEVFPEAKNIGKQMKYADKKGFLVALIAGAAEFETGQWQVKGLTDGTQQEVATSDVVTAVQSIISAGAS, encoded by the coding sequence ATGTCGTCAAAGAAAATCAAGCCGCAGACGCTTCGCGGATTCCGTGATTTCCTGCCGGACCAGATGATGGCCCGCGAACGGCTGATCGATATCGCTCGCGGCGTTTATCGCAGCTACGGATTTGCGCCGATCGACACGCCGGCTCTGGAGTATGCCGAAGTCCTGCTGGGCAAGGGTGGTGATGAATCCGACAAGCAGGTGTTTCGCTTTACCGATCAGGGAGACCGCGATGTCGCCATGCGGTTTGATCTGACGGTGCCGCTGGCGCGATACGCGGCTCAGCACATTCAGGAACTGGGAACACCGTTTCGCCGCTATCACATCGGCCCGGTGTGGCGTGGCGAACGGCCGGCTCGCGGACGATTTCGCGAATTCCTGCAGTGCGACTTCGACACGATCGGCACCACCAGCAACACGGCCGACGTGGAAACTCTGCTGGTCATCAACGATCTGTTCGAAGCGATCGGCATCGAACGTTTTACCGTGCGAGTCAACAATCGCCGTGTGCTGAACGGGCTGCTGGAAAAGAATGACCTGCAGCAGCACGCGTCCGGCATTCTTCGGTCGCTCGACAAGCTGGACAAGATCGGCCGTGACAAGGTGATCGCGGAAATGGTGGACGCTGTCGGCATCAGCGATCAGCAGGCCGGTCGGGTTTTGGATATGGCGCAGTTGCAGGGGACTCCCGAACAGATTCTTTCGTCGCTGGACGGCATGCTGTCCGGCAGTGAGACCGGTGAAATCGGACTGCACCACCTGCGCGAACTGTTCGCCAGCGTGAAAGCGTGCGGGCTGCCGGATGAGCGCGTGTCGCTGGACGTGTCCATTGCCCGCGGGCTGGATTATTACACCGGCACGATTTACGAAACGCTGCTGGGTGACCTGCCCGGCATCGGCAGCGTGTGTTCGGGCGGACGATACGACAACCTGGCGGAACTGTTTACGTCGCAGAAACTTCCCGGCGTGGGAGCCAGTCTGGGGCTGGACCGCATGCTGGCCGCGATGGAAGAACTGGGAATGACGCGGAAATCGTCCACGCCCGCTCCCGTGCTGGTGACGATGTTCGAAGCAGATCGAGCGGGCGACTATCTTCGCATGGCTCGCACGCTGAGACAGGCGGGCATCGGAGCCGAAGTGTTCCCCGAAGCGAAGAACATCGGCAAGCAAATGAAGTACGCCGACAAAAAGGGATTTCTGGTCGCGCTGATCGCGGGAGCCGCCGAGTTTGAAACCGGCCAATGGCAGGTCAAGGGACTCACCGATGGCACCCAGCAGGAAGTTGCGACCTCCGACGTTGTCACGGCCGTGCAATCAATCATCAGCGCCGGTGCGTCGTAA
- a CDS encoding GNAT family N-acetyltransferase gives MTDVINGITMRRLTDSDIDAASELCRLAGWNQLPNDWRRLRNAEPDGCFAAVSDDRVVGTVTTTTYGTGLAWIGMMLVHPEFRRMGIGTLLMKQALSFLESRNIACIKLDASPDGFPLYEQLGFHDLWSFHRWHRIGDGSVSRHEPAPKTIDPGLRDERAFGACRALWLERLARDSIVVTRPEGFGMLRSGHLASYLGPITATETSTAESIVEELLRETSGSVFWDVPSPNQPAQELADKLGFEPVRTLTRMWTGRQFTPADESLQFALCDPATG, from the coding sequence ATGACCGATGTGATTAACGGAATCACGATGCGCCGGCTGACGGACAGCGACATCGACGCCGCGAGCGAACTTTGTCGACTGGCCGGCTGGAACCAATTGCCGAACGACTGGAGACGCCTGCGAAACGCCGAACCCGACGGCTGCTTCGCGGCGGTGTCGGACGATCGCGTCGTCGGCACCGTCACTACCACAACCTACGGCACGGGACTGGCATGGATCGGAATGATGCTGGTGCACCCGGAGTTCCGGCGGATGGGTATCGGAACTTTGCTGATGAAGCAGGCGCTGAGTTTTCTGGAATCACGCAACATCGCCTGCATCAAACTGGACGCGTCGCCGGATGGGTTTCCGCTGTACGAGCAGCTTGGATTTCACGATCTGTGGTCGTTTCATCGCTGGCATCGCATCGGCGACGGTAGTGTGTCGCGTCATGAACCAGCTCCGAAGACGATCGATCCGGGCCTTCGCGACGAACGCGCCTTCGGAGCGTGCCGCGCGTTGTGGCTGGAACGGCTCGCTCGCGACAGCATCGTGGTGACGCGTCCGGAGGGTTTTGGAATGCTGCGTTCCGGTCACCTGGCCTCGTATCTGGGTCCGATCACTGCGACTGAGACGTCAACCGCCGAAAGCATCGTCGAAGAACTGCTGCGGGAAACGTCAGGATCCGTGTTCTGGGATGTTCCGTCACCCAATCAACCAGCTCAGGAACTGGCCGACAAGCTGGGTTTCGAACCTGTACGCACGCTGACTCGCATGTGGACCGGCCGGCAGTTCACGCCCGCCGATGAGAGCCTGCAGTTCGCGCTGTGCGATCCAGCGACGGGATGA
- a CDS encoding 6-pyruvoyl tetrahydropterin synthase family protein, with product MTEHFEARVTKDSLVFSAAHFITFNGNICERLHGHNWRIDVVVCGDLDENSYVFDFIAMRDSALALVAELDHSVLLPEHHNQIRVRTSDDGREVEAVFEDRRWVFPAEDCRILPVANTTAELIARWFAQRLIAMLNLQQQTGIRELRVSIEENFGQWATVILTVP from the coding sequence ATGACGGAACACTTTGAAGCTCGTGTCACAAAGGACTCCCTGGTTTTCAGCGCCGCGCACTTCATCACGTTCAACGGAAACATCTGCGAACGGCTGCACGGGCACAACTGGCGAATCGACGTTGTGGTGTGCGGCGATCTTGATGAAAACTCATACGTGTTCGATTTCATCGCCATGCGGGATTCGGCACTGGCACTGGTGGCCGAACTGGATCACAGCGTTCTGCTGCCGGAACACCACAATCAGATCCGTGTGCGAACCAGCGACGACGGCCGCGAAGTCGAAGCTGTGTTCGAAGACCGCCGCTGGGTGTTTCCGGCTGAAGACTGCCGAATTCTGCCGGTGGCAAACACGACTGCGGAACTAATCGCCCGCTGGTTCGCTCAGCGCCTGATCGCCATGCTGAACCTGCAGCAGCAAACGGGAATTCGGGAACTGCGAGTCAGCATCGAAGAAAACTTCGGACAGTGGGCCACGGTGATTCTTACGGTGCCCTGA
- a CDS encoding transposase, with translation MSRKTQAAASVNTQEKAPKFTHGALLRDALTWVVNERMFADVRLHGNIKWKSHQLVILAVLWVWSGRTTLGRAYVHARRLSRVMFGWVAVKSYQGLTGALKTWSVKLLPRTQKRMQELMEEVGGEHWRIGLWVALAVDGSRVTTPRTQSNEKAFSAKNYGHGKKAKSRRKWKNRKKRSKKLSAPVKPQMWITLIWHMGLKMPWTWKTGASTSSERHHLMDMLKTETFPENTLFCGDAGFVGYDFWNALLDNGHHFLVRVGANVRLIKNLGHARERDGIVYVWPDAAARRKQPPLVLRLIQIKNERGTMSLVTSVLNERRLSNAKVAQVYSMRWGIELQFRSFKQTFGRRELHSRTSECSYVEMDWSLVGLWMIQLFAVKEQIKVDRPPEHSSVSLSLAIIQETMDMYHEEATDGRALSRQLSDAVKDDYTRTSSKIARYQPNNKDKPSAKEPIVRKATAKQKQTLRRLNLPPAVFT, from the coding sequence ATGTCACGGAAGACGCAAGCGGCCGCATCGGTCAACACGCAGGAGAAGGCACCGAAGTTTACTCATGGCGCTTTATTGCGCGACGCGCTGACGTGGGTGGTCAACGAGCGCATGTTCGCGGACGTCCGCCTGCATGGCAATATCAAATGGAAGTCTCATCAACTTGTCATTCTGGCGGTCCTCTGGGTGTGGTCCGGCAGAACCACGCTCGGCCGCGCGTATGTTCATGCTCGGCGACTCTCCCGGGTGATGTTTGGCTGGGTGGCTGTCAAGAGTTATCAGGGGCTCACGGGAGCACTGAAGACGTGGTCCGTCAAACTGCTGCCGCGAACGCAGAAGCGGATGCAGGAACTTATGGAAGAAGTGGGCGGCGAACACTGGCGAATTGGTTTATGGGTCGCATTGGCGGTCGATGGTTCTCGTGTCACCACGCCGCGAACGCAGAGCAATGAGAAAGCTTTCTCGGCGAAGAACTATGGTCACGGGAAGAAGGCCAAGTCGCGCCGCAAGTGGAAGAACAGGAAGAAGCGAAGTAAGAAACTGTCGGCTCCGGTGAAACCGCAGATGTGGATCACTTTGATCTGGCATATGGGACTGAAGATGCCGTGGACATGGAAAACCGGAGCGTCGACTTCCAGCGAAAGACATCATCTGATGGACATGTTGAAAACGGAGACTTTCCCGGAAAACACGCTCTTTTGCGGCGACGCGGGCTTCGTCGGTTACGACTTCTGGAATGCGCTTCTGGATAACGGCCATCATTTTCTGGTTCGCGTGGGAGCCAACGTGCGGTTGATAAAGAACCTTGGCCATGCGCGTGAACGCGATGGAATTGTGTACGTGTGGCCGGATGCTGCGGCTCGTCGCAAGCAGCCGCCGCTGGTGCTGCGGCTGATTCAGATCAAGAACGAACGCGGTACCATGAGTCTTGTGACGAGCGTGCTGAACGAACGCAGGCTGTCAAATGCCAAGGTTGCTCAAGTGTACTCCATGCGCTGGGGAATTGAGCTTCAGTTCCGTTCGTTCAAGCAGACGTTCGGTCGCCGCGAGCTGCACAGTCGAACGTCCGAATGCAGCTATGTGGAAATGGACTGGTCACTTGTCGGATTGTGGATGATCCAGCTGTTTGCGGTGAAGGAACAAATCAAAGTGGACCGGCCTCCGGAGCATTCGAGCGTCTCACTGAGCCTGGCAATTATTCAGGAGACAATGGACATGTACCACGAAGAAGCGACCGACGGCCGTGCTCTCAGTCGTCAGTTGAGCGACGCGGTCAAGGATGACTACACGCGCACCAGCAGCAAGATCGCGCGCTATCAACCCAACAACAAAGACAAACCATCGGCCAAAGAACCCATCGTTCGGAAAGCCACTGCCAAACAAAAACAAACTCTCAGGAGACTCAACCTCCCGCCCGCTGTTTTTACTTAA
- a CDS encoding Uma2 family endonuclease yields the protein MSIIESNAPSAATLQLGPLSNGMMVDPEEFDAAEFEPGWRYELLNGVLIVSPSPLRQERDPNEELGRLLRNFQETPQGAVLNLTLAEETISIGAQRRRVDRAIWCDLGRLPHDDEVPSIAVEFVSLGKPNRVRDYTIKRDEYHQAGVREYWIFDRFRKELTVFRFQGSAAQHTVFGEGAVYASPLLPGFELPLARLFELADRWDTVDDANADKD from the coding sequence ATGTCAATTATCGAGTCGAATGCTCCGAGCGCCGCGACGCTTCAGCTTGGACCGCTTTCCAACGGCATGATGGTGGACCCGGAAGAATTCGACGCTGCGGAATTCGAACCCGGCTGGCGATACGAACTTCTGAACGGAGTATTGATTGTGAGCCCTTCGCCGCTTCGTCAGGAACGCGACCCCAACGAAGAACTTGGCCGGTTGTTGCGCAACTTTCAGGAGACTCCGCAGGGAGCCGTTCTGAATCTGACACTGGCTGAAGAGACCATTTCCATCGGAGCACAGCGGCGTCGAGTCGACCGGGCGATTTGGTGCGATCTGGGTCGATTGCCGCACGACGACGAGGTGCCCTCGATCGCCGTCGAATTTGTCTCCCTGGGAAAACCGAACCGGGTCCGCGACTACACCATTAAACGCGACGAGTACCATCAGGCAGGTGTTCGCGAATACTGGATTTTCGATCGCTTTCGAAAGGAATTGACCGTCTTTCGATTTCAGGGATCAGCGGCTCAACACACTGTTTTCGGCGAAGGAGCCGTGTATGCGAGCCCGCTGTTGCCTGGCTTTGAACTTCCGCTGGCACGGCTGTTCGAACTCGCGGATCGCTGGGATACGGTCGACGATGCCAATGCGGACAAGGACTGA